One stretch of Methylopila sp. 73B DNA includes these proteins:
- a CDS encoding TIGR02594 family protein — MATEEQRLLVLVDARIDGLEKQLKKAAVTSQRGFREVGDHAANARKRIEGDTRAAAENANRALATIGAKGIDFGKGFAAGALAGGLAAVTAAAKTAISSVAELKREAEKAGVGTAAFQELSFAARQSGVSIDALTDGLKELNIRGDEFALNGGGSGAEAFKRLRYTSEELGRKLKDPAALFVEIIGRIKQLDTASRIRVSDEIFGGTGGEQFVRFLDQGAAGITRLREEARATGVVIKDDVVDKAVELDRKFQKLVDIVSGNFKSGVVEIAGYIEDWASGVGSFISMLEGGLASIGNSVVFRKLNDWFGGDPAAAGLTMIPQGEGADVGRAVGSRFATAIGALDKLGKSAREASGKLDDITLPPQGMPVGSASGSIYETAKRYSGLTERANDGEIRSLLSKTGQTFSGELREWCADFVNAILAERGIKGTGSRAARSFLSYGEETTKPQAGDIVILKRGSGGQGHVGFFEGYDDRGRVKVLGGNQSEGVNTQAYDADRVLGFRRQPQAGDDVTVRLNTEKTARTQAEQAADRQAEAVKRVTEALGLEADQLGKTEQEQKTLQALQQAGVDLHSKEGQAIAAKVAELYRLKAAQDLVDKKREAGEQRLQELTRTRRELEGIGLNATQGLVADLTAGVSAADAFGSALKRVADQLLEMIVQRLFQNAFAMPQGQTGAGGGFLGFLSNLLTFSDGGFTGDGGKYEPAGIVHRGEYVVSKEATRRIGVDNLERLHRSAKGYADGGIVGAPSFVPAALPALPTPIMPRPIAPAGAAAPTSNVITMAPSITVNASGGTLEENDDLAKRIGAEVEGQMRGLVNSELLKSLRPGGLLDTARRRY, encoded by the coding sequence TTGGCTACGGAAGAACAGCGCCTTCTCGTCCTCGTAGACGCGCGCATTGACGGCCTCGAAAAGCAGCTCAAGAAGGCCGCCGTTACGTCGCAGCGGGGCTTCCGCGAAGTAGGCGACCACGCCGCCAACGCCCGCAAGCGGATCGAGGGCGACACCCGCGCCGCCGCCGAGAACGCGAACAGGGCGCTGGCGACGATCGGAGCGAAGGGCATCGACTTCGGCAAGGGCTTCGCGGCCGGCGCGCTGGCGGGCGGGCTCGCCGCCGTCACGGCCGCCGCCAAGACCGCGATCAGCAGTGTCGCCGAGCTGAAGCGCGAAGCCGAAAAGGCCGGCGTCGGCACGGCCGCGTTCCAAGAGCTGTCCTTCGCTGCCCGGCAGTCCGGCGTCAGTATCGACGCGCTCACGGACGGGCTGAAGGAGCTGAACATCCGAGGCGACGAATTCGCCCTCAACGGCGGGGGCTCCGGTGCGGAGGCTTTCAAGCGTCTCAGATACACGTCCGAAGAGTTGGGGCGGAAGCTAAAGGACCCGGCGGCGCTGTTCGTCGAGATCATCGGCCGGATCAAACAGCTCGACACCGCATCACGCATCCGCGTTTCCGACGAGATTTTCGGCGGCACCGGCGGCGAACAGTTCGTGCGCTTCCTCGATCAGGGCGCGGCCGGCATCACGCGCCTGCGCGAGGAAGCCCGCGCGACTGGCGTCGTCATCAAGGATGACGTGGTCGATAAGGCCGTGGAGCTGGACCGGAAGTTTCAGAAGCTCGTCGACATCGTCAGCGGCAACTTCAAGAGCGGCGTCGTCGAGATCGCCGGCTACATCGAGGATTGGGCCTCGGGCGTCGGCAGCTTCATCAGCATGCTCGAAGGCGGGCTCGCGTCGATCGGCAACAGCGTCGTCTTCCGCAAGCTGAACGATTGGTTCGGCGGCGACCCGGCCGCCGCCGGCCTCACCATGATCCCCCAGGGCGAAGGCGCGGACGTCGGCAGGGCTGTCGGCTCGCGCTTCGCGACCGCCATCGGCGCGCTCGATAAGCTCGGCAAGTCTGCCCGCGAGGCGTCGGGCAAGCTCGACGACATCACGCTGCCGCCGCAGGGCATGCCTGTCGGATCGGCCTCGGGCTCGATCTATGAGACCGCCAAGCGCTACAGCGGACTGACGGAGCGAGCGAACGACGGCGAAATCCGATCGCTGCTCAGCAAGACCGGACAGACCTTCTCTGGAGAGCTGCGCGAGTGGTGCGCCGACTTCGTGAACGCGATCCTCGCCGAGCGCGGGATCAAGGGCACCGGCTCGCGCGCCGCCCGCTCGTTCCTGTCCTACGGCGAGGAGACGACCAAGCCGCAGGCGGGCGACATCGTCATCCTGAAGCGCGGCTCGGGCGGACAGGGCCACGTCGGCTTCTTCGAGGGCTATGACGATCGGGGCCGCGTGAAGGTGCTCGGCGGCAACCAGTCCGAGGGCGTCAACACGCAGGCTTATGACGCCGACCGCGTGCTCGGCTTCCGCCGCCAGCCGCAGGCCGGCGACGACGTCACGGTGCGACTGAACACCGAGAAGACCGCCCGCACGCAGGCCGAACAGGCTGCCGATCGGCAGGCCGAAGCCGTGAAGCGCGTGACGGAGGCGCTCGGGCTCGAAGCCGACCAGCTCGGCAAGACCGAGCAGGAACAGAAGACGCTTCAGGCGTTGCAACAGGCGGGCGTCGACCTGCACTCGAAGGAGGGACAGGCCATCGCCGCCAAGGTCGCCGAGCTTTACCGGCTCAAGGCGGCTCAGGACCTCGTCGACAAAAAGCGCGAGGCGGGCGAGCAGCGCCTTCAGGAGCTCACCCGCACCCGGCGCGAGCTGGAGGGCATCGGCTTGAACGCCACGCAGGGGCTCGTCGCCGACCTTACGGCTGGCGTCTCGGCGGCGGACGCGTTCGGCAGCGCGTTGAAGCGCGTCGCCGATCAGCTTCTAGAGATGATCGTGCAACGCCTCTTCCAGAACGCGTTCGCCATGCCTCAAGGCCAGACCGGCGCTGGCGGCGGCTTCCTCGGCTTTCTTTCCAACCTGCTGACGTTCTCCGATGGCGGCTTCACCGGCGACGGCGGCAAATATGAGCCGGCCGGCATCGTGCATCGCGGCGAGTATGTCGTCTCGAAGGAGGCGACGCGGCGCATCGGCGTCGACAACCTCGAACGCCTGCACCGTAGCGCGAAGGGCTACGCCGATGGCGGCATCGTCGGCGCGCCGTCCTTCGTCCCGGCTGCGCTGCCGGCGTTACCCACTCCGATCATGCCGAGGCCGATAGCGCCCGCCGGCGCTGCTGCGCCGACCTCCAACGTCATCACCATGGCGCCGAGCATCACGGTCAACGCCAGCGGCGGCACGCTGGAGGAGAACGACGACCTCGCCAAGCGGATCGGCGCGGAAGTCGAAGGCCAGATGCGCGGTCTTGTAAATTCGGAACTGCTGAAGTCCCTGCGGCCGGGCGGTCTTCTGGACACGGCGCGCCGTCGCTACTGA
- a CDS encoding phage terminase small subunit P27 family, translating to MRGPKPALRQDAAAVADVPRAPTWLTKDAKAEWRRIMPLLVERRILTDADMGSVENYCLAIGQVRIAQRTIDADGLTTTTATGLRAHPAVKIQSDAMTRARLLAAELGLTPVSRSRPSIREDQTAADDADLGL from the coding sequence GTGAGGGGGCCGAAGCCCGCGCTTCGGCAGGACGCCGCAGCGGTCGCCGACGTGCCGCGTGCGCCGACCTGGCTGACGAAGGACGCGAAGGCGGAATGGCGGCGCATCATGCCGCTGCTCGTTGAGCGCCGCATTCTCACCGACGCCGACATGGGCTCCGTCGAGAACTATTGCCTCGCGATCGGACAGGTTCGGATTGCTCAGCGCACGATCGACGCCGACGGCCTGACGACGACGACCGCGACCGGCTTGCGTGCGCACCCGGCCGTGAAGATCCAGTCCGACGCCATGACGCGCGCCCGGCTGCTCGCCGCTGAGCTAGGCCTTACGCCCGTGTCCCGCTCGCGCCCCTCCATCCGAGAAGATCAAACCGCCGCCGATGACGCCGACTTGGGTCTTTGA
- a CDS encoding HK97-gp10 family putative phage morphogenesis protein — MASIDQQLAKLEKRLNSIPKELKTGLQPTLDKAAAEVAASAKTLAPGDDGTLASTIRVEPGRHELSRAIVAGGAATTKPVEDGQDGSYDYAFAQELGTQHQQPNKFLLPAMRIRFQRNRRRITREAGKIIRALWGRP; from the coding sequence ATGGCGAGCATCGATCAGCAGCTCGCGAAGCTGGAAAAGCGGCTCAATTCGATCCCGAAGGAGCTGAAAACCGGCCTTCAACCGACCCTCGACAAGGCCGCCGCCGAAGTCGCGGCGTCCGCCAAGACGCTCGCGCCCGGCGACGACGGCACCCTCGCCAGCACGATCCGCGTCGAGCCCGGCCGCCATGAGCTGTCCCGCGCGATCGTGGCCGGCGGCGCGGCGACCACGAAGCCCGTCGAGGATGGGCAGGACGGGTCTTACGACTACGCCTTCGCGCAGGAGCTTGGCACGCAGCACCAGCAGCCGAACAAGTTCCTGCTGCCGGCGATGCGCATCCGTTTCCAGCGCAACCGCCGCCGCATCACCCGCGAGGCGGGCAAGATCATCCGCGCCCTGTGGGGCCGCCCGTGA
- a CDS encoding head-tail adaptor protein: MRAGALRERLTIQCLAGVVTNDLGETAEQWETVKAMRGQLVEQTASESVEASGVAAVTSLVFRMRFLPGLTVAHRIVHEGRTLDVVEIKELGRRGGHEVRCTVRGLS; encoded by the coding sequence ATGAGGGCGGGCGCGCTGCGCGAGCGGCTGACGATCCAGTGCCTCGCGGGCGTCGTCACGAACGACCTCGGCGAGACCGCCGAGCAGTGGGAGACCGTGAAGGCGATGCGCGGGCAGCTCGTCGAGCAGACCGCCAGCGAGAGCGTCGAGGCGTCCGGCGTCGCCGCCGTCACGTCGCTTGTCTTCCGCATGCGCTTCCTGCCCGGCCTGACGGTGGCGCACCGCATCGTTCATGAGGGGCGGACGCTCGACGTCGTCGAGATCAAAGAGCTTGGCCGTCGTGGCGGGCATGAGGTGCGCTGCACCGTGCGGGGCCTGTCGTGA
- a CDS encoding terminase TerL endonuclease subunit — protein sequence MTPTWVFDGSPIADPFGYGERAVRFLRALRHPKSRAPGRAFALDPWQERIVRRVYGPRHEDGSRVVKTVVLLLPRGNRKTSIAAALALLHAIGPERVPGGEVISAAADRKQARLAFTEACGIIRSHDSTSRATRIVDSRNRLTHKRDASFLESISADAGTQHGRTPVFVLADELHAWPKRDLWDVLRSGLPKAPGSLLVVATTAGRGHENVAHDIVDYARKVARGDIDDPATLPILFEASADDDWRDEAVWRAVNPGLSCSPPYPDIEGLRQLAREAENRPGDREAFRQLHLNVWLDHSAAPFVEMAIYDRGATPITDADLDQWARDRAPCWLGVDLSTNQDLTAVVAAFRDGPDGYAVVPFFFCPRDSLRARAEQDRVPYVDWAREGFIEATPGNAVDYRRVEARIRELCDRFNVREIAFDPWRAGRMMTDLAEDGLPAVEMRQGAVSMVPAVKELERAVIAGRFRHGAHPVLRWNFANIAVKADHTGSILFDKEKSRERIDGAQAAAMAVGRAFAAVETSSPYRRRGLYVI from the coding sequence ATGACGCCGACTTGGGTCTTTGACGGCTCGCCGATCGCCGACCCGTTCGGCTACGGCGAGCGGGCCGTGCGGTTCTTGCGAGCGCTCCGGCATCCGAAGAGCCGCGCGCCGGGCCGCGCCTTCGCGCTCGACCCGTGGCAGGAACGTATCGTGCGGCGGGTCTATGGGCCGCGTCACGAAGACGGCTCGCGCGTGGTGAAGACCGTCGTTCTTCTGCTGCCGCGCGGCAACCGCAAGACGTCGATCGCTGCGGCGCTGGCGCTTCTGCATGCGATCGGCCCTGAGCGCGTGCCGGGCGGCGAAGTCATCTCGGCAGCGGCCGACCGCAAGCAAGCGCGGCTCGCGTTCACCGAAGCCTGCGGCATCATCCGGTCGCACGACTCGACGTCGCGCGCGACCCGCATCGTCGATAGCCGCAACCGGCTGACGCACAAGCGGGACGCTTCGTTCCTCGAAAGCATCTCGGCTGACGCCGGCACCCAGCACGGTCGCACGCCGGTCTTCGTGCTCGCCGACGAACTTCATGCTTGGCCTAAGCGCGACCTATGGGACGTGCTTCGCTCGGGCCTGCCGAAGGCGCCGGGCTCGCTGCTCGTCGTCGCCACGACCGCCGGGCGGGGGCATGAGAACGTCGCACACGACATTGTCGATTATGCTCGGAAGGTCGCGCGTGGTGACATTGACGACCCCGCGACGCTTCCGATCCTGTTCGAGGCGTCGGCCGACGACGACTGGCGCGACGAAGCCGTGTGGCGTGCGGTCAATCCCGGCCTGTCGTGCTCGCCGCCTTATCCCGACATTGAGGGGCTGCGCCAGCTCGCTCGCGAGGCCGAGAACCGTCCCGGCGACCGCGAGGCGTTCCGTCAGCTTCACTTGAATGTTTGGCTCGACCATTCGGCCGCGCCGTTCGTCGAGATGGCGATCTACGATCGTGGCGCGACCCCGATCACCGACGCCGACCTCGACCAGTGGGCGCGCGACCGCGCTCCGTGCTGGCTCGGCGTCGACCTGTCGACCAATCAGGATTTGACGGCCGTCGTCGCGGCGTTCCGCGACGGGCCGGACGGTTACGCCGTCGTGCCGTTCTTCTTTTGCCCGAGGGACAGCTTGCGCGCCCGCGCCGAGCAGGATCGCGTTCCCTATGTCGATTGGGCTCGCGAGGGCTTCATCGAGGCCACGCCGGGCAACGCGGTCGATTATCGCCGCGTCGAGGCGCGCATTCGCGAGCTTTGCGACCGCTTCAACGTCCGTGAGATCGCCTTCGACCCTTGGCGTGCCGGCCGCATGATGACCGACCTCGCCGAGGATGGCTTGCCGGCCGTCGAGATGCGGCAGGGAGCCGTCAGCATGGTCCCGGCCGTAAAGGAGTTGGAACGCGCTGTCATCGCGGGCCGCTTCCGGCATGGGGCGCACCCTGTCCTTCGCTGGAACTTCGCGAACATCGCCGTGAAGGCCGACCACACCGGCAGCATCCTTTTCGACAAGGAGAAAAGCCGAGAGCGGATCGACGGCGCGCAGGCTGCTGCGATGGCTGTCGGTCGCGCGTTCGCGGCTGTCGAAACCTCATCCCCCTACCGCCGCCGCGGTCTCTACGTGATCTAA
- a CDS encoding head-tail connector protein yields MKTGKRCRARSVQKARFFHIVSIKFAVLTEIENYRMLVSVEDVKQSLGIEDAADDALLTRKIEAAEAWVSSYIGATLSASSPAPVLEAVRHVAEHLFEGGEPTFRSAATSPIPAVVRDLLRPYRTWFF; encoded by the coding sequence ATGAAAACTGGCAAAAGGTGTAGGGCGAGGAGCGTCCAGAAAGCGCGCTTCTTCCACATCGTGTCGATCAAATTCGCGGTGCTCACGGAGATAGAGAACTACCGAATGCTTGTTTCAGTTGAAGACGTAAAGCAATCCCTCGGCATCGAAGACGCCGCCGACGACGCGCTGCTGACGCGCAAGATCGAGGCGGCCGAGGCGTGGGTTTCGTCCTATATCGGCGCGACCCTTAGCGCCTCTTCGCCCGCGCCGGTGCTCGAAGCCGTGCGCCACGTCGCCGAACATCTCTTCGAGGGCGGCGAGCCGACCTTCCGCAGCGCCGCGACGAGCCCGATCCCGGCCGTGGTCCGCGACCTCCTGCGCCCCTATCGGACGTGGTTTTTCTGA
- a CDS encoding DUF3168 domain-containing protein, with product MSAELALQRHVVAALRAAPGVTSLVPATNIADEHGRPERFPAIRLGESASFPADLDESFHDLVSFDVVVWSASTGTGEAKLIAAAIRAALPVGVWRVPGLRRCRAKIAGQHVTRDAAKDTVRAVVAFDVVAQS from the coding sequence GTGAGCGCCGAGCTTGCCCTTCAACGGCACGTCGTCGCCGCGCTCAGGGCCGCGCCCGGCGTGACCTCGCTCGTGCCGGCGACGAACATCGCCGACGAGCACGGCCGTCCCGAACGCTTCCCCGCGATCCGCCTCGGCGAGAGCGCCAGCTTCCCGGCCGACCTCGACGAGAGCTTCCACGACCTCGTCAGCTTCGACGTCGTGGTTTGGAGCGCGAGCACCGGCACCGGCGAGGCCAAGTTGATCGCCGCCGCCATCCGCGCGGCGCTGCCCGTTGGCGTCTGGCGCGTGCCGGGCCTGCGGCGCTGCCGCGCCAAGATCGCCGGCCAGCATGTCACCCGTGACGCCGCGAAGGACACCGTGCGGGCCGTCGTCGCCTTCGACGTGGTGGCGCAGTCATGA
- a CDS encoding HNH endonuclease, with product MSHGPTRYPSFGACIYCGKDDVELTDEHVMPFALGGAHILERASCRDCAKMTSRFETAVLRGMWGDAREAFNAPSRHKKRRKGYIEMPDPDDPSLVRQIPSAQHPGPMVFYRISRAGILIGAPVTLDTSASWELVVIDDNLRLKALEKLYPGKLTFKFRHSPYEFGRMIAKIGYCQVLTSLTPNDFHPFCLPYIMGTKHNVSYIVGGSTDAQQANDKSGYDLSTFAFGTIDHLYLLASVRLLSNTHAPQYHVVVGDVIGRDAVVAVTEKIGPASVEVTKFGASANPEHWQPLVWPL from the coding sequence ATGTCGCACGGTCCTACACGTTATCCGTCGTTCGGCGCGTGCATCTATTGTGGAAAGGATGACGTCGAACTTACCGACGAGCACGTCATGCCCTTCGCGCTTGGCGGCGCGCACATTCTGGAAAGAGCAAGTTGTCGCGATTGCGCCAAGATGACTTCTCGTTTTGAGACAGCCGTGCTGCGGGGCATGTGGGGCGACGCTCGCGAGGCGTTCAATGCACCTAGCCGCCATAAAAAGAGGCGTAAGGGCTACATCGAAATGCCAGACCCTGACGATCCCTCATTGGTTCGTCAGATACCGAGCGCGCAGCATCCGGGACCTATGGTATTTTACAGGATCTCGCGGGCTGGAATACTGATAGGTGCGCCTGTGACACTCGACACTTCCGCATCATGGGAATTAGTTGTTATAGATGACAATCTACGTCTTAAAGCTTTAGAAAAATTATATCCAGGAAAGTTAACCTTTAAATTCCGACATTCACCTTATGAATTCGGAAGAATGATTGCGAAAATCGGCTACTGTCAAGTCTTGACGTCTCTTACACCAAACGATTTTCATCCATTTTGCCTGCCCTACATCATGGGCACAAAGCATAACGTTTCTTATATTGTTGGAGGTTCGACGGATGCTCAACAAGCTAATGATAAAAGCGGTTACGATTTATCGACGTTTGCATTCGGAACAATAGACCATCTATATTTATTAGCCAGCGTTAGATTGTTATCTAATACTCACGCACCCCAATATCATGTTGTTGTCGGTGATGTTATCGGGCGGGACGCTGTTGTAGCGGTAACTGAGAAGATTGGCCCCGCATCGGTTGAAGTTACGAAATTTGGGGCGTCAGCTAATCCCGAGCATTGGCAACCGTTAGTCTGGCCGCTCTAA